Within Crassostrea angulata isolate pt1a10 chromosome 2, ASM2561291v2, whole genome shotgun sequence, the genomic segment TTGCTTAACTTCATGAGTTAATCTTTTAACGCCCATCTGTTGTCCTAATGAAGCTACTTTGGAGAACACGTGCGCTAATTGTTACTTATTACCTCGGACTAGGGTGAGGATGTTATTTAACATGCTTTACATCCATGTCGTCTGTGATCGATATTCATATTGAGCAGTTCAGTTGTCGGATTACTAGTATTTGAAGTAAAAAGAGATCTttgaatgataaaatataattacgAAACAAACCCAAGTTTAAAAGCGACTACATATAGTTTCGCATAAAATCGGAccaaataactttaaatgatTGATAATTATTGCAGGTACAGAAGACAAAAGAGTAGATTTTTACATGCAATGTGGAGCAGTACAGAATGCATTGCATATCCTGAAAGACAACACTCAAAGAAACAAAGACAAAAGGTTTCAGTGCATATTAATTATGAGTCAGATTGCTCTTCATAAGAAAGAGAAGAAAAACCTCGACGAAATCGAGGAGAAATTAAAGCAAATAATTCATAATCATTCAAATTCAGTTACTGTTGCAAAAGCACATTTATTGATTGGTCAGTTGATGCATTTGGAACAGCATATTAGGAATGCTTTTGAATTGCTTCAAAACGACAGGCACCGTGGAATGTTCGTTCAGATTGAATGCATAGATTGGATGATAACAAAATGCAATTTATCAAAGGGAGATATACTAGAAAAAATTACTCAATATCTTGAAAAATTTCTCCCAACTGCCAAAGCATCAGAAATAAGACTTTTCCTAAATCCTGATTCATCATTTGGACAAGGAAGGTTTGATGCAATGTGtgcttttttttacttttattatcataaagggaatttatttaaattatatccAAGACAATTTCCGCTTGGTTTGAAGATAATCGAAGAAAAGCAAGAATGTCAGCAATTTGAAATATGTTTCGATAAACCTGCTCTTGAACATTATTGcaaaacatatttgaaaacaaaattccaATGCTGGAAAAACAAATTGATTGCTGCATTTGCTGAAAAACGAAAACATTTTGAATGGTTGAACAATATTGAAATGATGACGCATTTCAACATCATATCCATTAAAGCTGCAATTTGTCTTAGGAAACTTTTGTTTTGCGATGTAAAAAAGCAATGTGAAATTTTTCTATCGGATCTGTACGGTGCAGTCTTCCTTAGCACCAGTGTCAGCAGACGGTGTGAAAATGTATCTGCGTTTTTACAAGACCGTGACTACGGATTTATCAGGAGCCGtataaaaagaaaccttaaGGAAAATTTGGAGAACATTAATTCATGGAATGAAAGGGGAATTGCTGATTTCATAAGATTTTTACTGATGGCAAACCTATTGGactttaaagatattttagGCGAGCAACTCGAATGCCACATATCACATTCTAATTTGTCGATTTccttcaaacatttttttgattCATTGGTGCGGATTGAGCTTAAAAGAGCCGTGTGTGAATTTAATCATTTCTGCTACTTGATAAGCAAAGAAAATTCAATTCCTTTTCCATGTGACCTTTTTATGCTGTTCTGTGAAATGTTTCTTACTACTGCATTTTACATTATTGCGCGCAGTCATCGTAGGACATGTTGGTTTGTTGTACCACAAATCTATTTGGACAGTTTGAACcatgttgaaaatttatttcttaagaaaatttCCGTATTAAAAAAGATAAGCCATGATAGCAAATCCGAACCAGAAACAGCCTTCTTTCTAAAGCATTTGGTACACATACTATGCGGGTTCTCTTGCAAACTgcatttgttaaaaaacaaaagcaaaaaacaAACGGAATATAGAATACTGGCTTTAGGTTTTACAGTACTGTGTAACTTAGGAGACATTTTAACAACACCAGATTGTACTGAAGTAGAATCAAATCTCGCAagggaaataaacaaacatttgaAGCGAAAAGGGCAAGAAAAAATCCTAGAGGCTATGTCGGAGGCAaagtttttaattgattttcataaacCATTACATGAACTGCTAAATTCAGGAGAGCACAAACTTCTGTGGTGCAGTTGGGATTCTGAAAATGGATTAAGTCATACAACAGAGAAAGAAAATCACTATTTTAAGGACATTTCAATCAAACCTGAAACCCGCACCGCAATTACAAAGGCAGAAATCAGTACAGATTctaaaaaatatgaacattatATTCTTGGTGAAAATCCACAACTATTTCATGAAGAGTTTCCTAAACCCAAAATAGATGGTACAAACATTTGTTCATCAATAAAAAGTTCAAAAAGAAAGGGGAGAAAAAAACGGAATACAATACACGACCTCGAGAAATCGGGAGATAATGCATCTTTAGAAAAAGATGAATCAACTAAACAAAGGACTGAAGATTGTATAAACGATTCAAATGAAGAAATCTCCACTGAAATGTCCATTGAAGATACAAATAGTCAACTTAAAACTTCAAATGACAATGGTGCAGCAACACACGAAGATTCAGATGTAAAAAAAGTGGCATTCGAAAATGGTGCAGAGCAGAACAAACTGTTTAAAAGTGGTCTACTTGATGAAATAAaagacagaaatcaattaggaAAGGAGAAAAGTACTGACCGTAATGACAATTTTCATGATGCAAAACGATTAACAGATTCAGATGAAAAGGTTAAAGCAATTAGTACTGCTTCTTGTGGAGGAAATGCGGCAGTCGACACCAATTTAAATCAGAAGAAACTTGATGATGGCGTTTAACTAGAAAAAATAGgaaaatgaataattcattTGGTCACAAGAATCTACCGAACGATAATAAAGACGGGTTTCCTGATGATAAACTCTTGACAGACAGTGTGTCAATTATGGCATCGCGAGATACAGATAATCTTTTCCACGAAATCTGCTGAAGCTGACGAGACAAATCAGCAGATGAACAAGATGGACTTAATTGATAGAAAGTTTGATAATTCATACAGCCAGAATGATGATAAAATTGAAGATAACCATTACAAAAAGAATTTGAGTATCAATCCTGAAACAATATTACCAGAAACAATTAAGAGTATTCATGCAAACGACATGGAATGCAGTGATCAACATACACAATGGGAAGACGATGGTGATGAGTCTCTGAACGATATAAGATacttatttaaagtttaaaatgtgGATATTACGGATGATCAGGATGCCTctcttgcattttataaaataccTTTCTGAGGACTTTACTCACAAAGATGCAAATTGTAGTACAATTTAAGAATACCAAGTCATCCACAATTCCGTGAACTTATTGAATCAAGTatagcttttaaaaactataACTGTGAGAATATTTTATGAACCCCGTAtgaatatcatgatatttttttggtaTTATTACATTTGTagttttaatgaacaattataattcatttattcCATTTAATTCAACGTTGTACACACCCCTTATCATACATGCGCCATTTACTTGCATTCTCGTTTAATGTAGCTTTccgattcattattttttaaaatttaacctTTTTTCAACATGTGATTCCTGATCCACAGAATAAAAAGTATATTATTGGGacacatatttatattatatttatgttATTTTCAGATTACATATCAAttagtaaaacattttattactgAAGGTATAATATCCCTCTAAATAGAAAGGTAATAGTTTTTTTCCTTTCTAAAATTGACAGATTTTTTCCTAGCAATATAAGCAATTgattttcttgatatcaaagatATGCAATGTTTTATAACTGATAATCACATATGCAAGATTCCTTATGTACAGGAAGAAATTGCAACTaagatatttgttttctttgtataaGAAATTGGAGACAACAACAAGACTGCATGCAGTGTTTGCACATGGAAATCAGCAATCCATAAGTTATGTTTGTGTGTGTATCTATAGTTTTATAGAAAGTTGGCTAGTTTGTATTCCAGGTATGTGTATGTAAAATATGTCAGTAGACACGATGCATATTTAGATGTTAAATTATTTGACGGTCTTCAACACCCCGTCATTTCAATGACAGTTTGTTACAACATAAAGATTTCAAACCACTGTGAATTTAACTCTTCATATCGCCAAAATCGGATGTCTACCTCTAATTATATTGCTTTGAGTACAGCCCTCTACTaacattgtgaaattcatgaccattGAGTGAGAGgtcgcgggtatgataaggcaactcacagcgatcaaattcctctaatcgatatgacgtcacaataagcagcatgatgtcatattttactcagaaacatgtcgattttaactGTATCTCtggtttatattataaaaactacagacataaaatatcactagaaactcttctaactgaatatatcttcgatttctctctattacgtataattatcattgatgacgtcacaagcatgtttaaaagagaagatcatgtcgggagacaaattatcggaatgcagtgtaaacaatgccgaaataagacttatttaatacggatacctaagatttagatgagtgtcagttcgaatataatcaggataatacaggcatggatattttgtttaatcagcgagtgttGTAAGGTAAGGggatcgacatttatatggcttgacaagcctttcctctgtcaatATGTACAACAaatggcaaaagtgtaacactaccctgGATATTAGGAAAGATGACTTTGGTAAATATTaacggtatatgacctaaactacatgaaaagtgctgctagaatcctgtgctttgttgttttaaacgaaaaatacgtagtattttcaatgaaattttagaagttgagagggtttccgataaatatttacaatatttattttatgcgatgtacaataggattctagcagtaatgctaataaacatgaactaatttccaatcgaattattgtagaaaacatacaaatgaacttcggggtagtgttacactttttgattttttgttaaggtaaaaaagtgatctatttttaactgtcacgtgataccatggcacggcagcttcaaagattgagtcgattccgaagtagaaaaataatacctTGGTGAACTctttcacttggtattaatatccagcgctgttttcataaaaataaacattatttaaatcataattttgacggtcattaaactatgagttgccttaacctacccgcggtTCAGACCATAAGTTGGGGTCTATATGGTCATATATTGTAAATGTATTCAATCTTAGTACTTCCATGTATATgtttgagaaaaactaaatcCTTGGTTACGATGTCGTCTACCTATTTAGTAAAATTCATGACCTCTAGGACAAGGGTTCAGGCCCCAAAGTTCCAACTCAAATTGTGAAATCACGGTTTCTGGGACTGGGATTCCGGTACTGGGCGCAGCCAATATGGGCATAAagtgaaaacatttttctttagtCTCTAGTCAAAGGTTGCACTATTCGATAATTTCCATTTGTATTTTCTATTGTATTCTATAACTTtccaaacacccccccccccgcaaacaaagtttggtgttgggggggggggggttatataggAATCATATTGTTCGTCTTTCCCTCCGTCCGTCCGTCTAAAATTCGTGTCCAGTCCACTATTTTCTTATGGAGAATAATTGGAAGTGTTTACTTCactaaaacattgattatgaCATAAGGGTGTGTCATTACCTTGACCCAAAGTCATTTgggaaaggtcaaggtcactgacaaAACACTGCTaaattcgtgtctggtccatatcttccttctgaagaaacattggaagttcttacttcacacaaagattgcttatgacacGTGGatttgtcatgaccttgacccaaggtcatttgggcaaagTCAAGGTCACTAACAAAAATAGAACaatcttttttatgaaaaaaagttgcATGCCAAAAtaatttgggaaaaaaatcagGCTCGGTATACCAACCATTCAAGTTGTCAAGTTACTGCTTAACATGTGGATTATCGTTTGATTTTAGTTACGTTTGTTATTAAAGGGATGCAATTGTCTTCATGCATTTACagttaagttgaaattaaatggaatttaaatagaaattggtttgtgtactcatattagcattgacaattccaaaaaaataataaagcagttgttattgataaaatatgaaCGGTTAAATAGATAGCATCcatcattttctataataggATAATActtgagttatgatttttttttcttagagaGGAGTATCATTTGTGACTTTTCTCACAGTATCTCTAGTTTGaatctacatttttttaatagatttttttctgtatgttttcatatgttttgtgtatatttcatttgtattgtttaattttttatttgtattgcaGAAATTCTTGTTgcattgtataatttttatttgtattgtaaactaATTCATTtgcattgaataattttttattttttaagtagcCTAAAGAATAGATTATTTTGATGTGTTACGCAggatttgattaaatattaatcatttattAAACTGGATAATGCTAAAGTTTCTGGATGGTTTCACGAGGCCATCTGTCGTAGCCTTTTTTGACAGCTTCATGGTTTTTTAAAGGCCATGTTTAACGATGTTTAACAAAGCTtggtaaatgtacatgtataaacgaaTGTTCAAATACGTACATAAAGTAAGATTGTTTGCCTTCGCTTTACTGACAAATAACTCTAAAATCTCAGCACCCGTAAAACATTGTtccccgcttatcgttcttgattttctGGATGTATGACGTTTCACAGAACCTTGTAATTTTTCGATTTAATAAAgatttccaacggaagaccttcttgttattgctttgtttattttccttACTAAGTTCTTCCGTTTTCAATGAAAGACTTTGTATTAAATttgttggtaatttttttttctagacgTTTTTCAGGACTCACAAATCTCGCTTGTTTATTGTCCTAATacgttcaaattttcaggatatatTAGAAATTACAGTTTCTTAATATCTTAATGTTCCGGTACAGAGTTATAAAACTTATTTCTCTGTTTCCAAAAATATAGCGAACCATGTGCACGCAAAAGGCTCTGAAACTAATAATGGCATGTGTTTCAAAGTTATAAACCcttaaacaagaggcctatgggccacatcgctcacctgcggaacaataggtatgataaaatcagcttaattgagtcataatacaaactatctggacaatgtacaatgatacatgtagacaaataaAGTCCATTCCCCCTGggtattcttatgtttataatcattagttccttttctaacagggtgattttatagtcatatcatatgttgagtattgcagttctcaaaaagatccttaacatttgtttatttatgagatataaacctacatcaaactctgaaccttcttgtgaggccgaagaattgtgctggggccaaagtcttaacaattataaacaatcatttggctgattagtttctgagaaaaagatttttaaagatttactctacatattcctatgtaaaactttaacccccccccccattgttgccccaccctactcctgggggtgtcattattttcacaactgtaaatctacactacctgaggatgcttccatacaaatttcagctttcctggctgattagtttctgagaagaagatttttaaagatttactgtatatattcctatgtaaaacttcgacatcCCCGCacttttgtggccccaccctacccccgggggccatgattatcacaacgttgaatctacactacctgagaatggttctacacaagtttcagctttccttgcggAGTAGTGTTTGACAAGAGGATTTTTTAGgaatttactctaaatattcctatgtcaaACTTTGATTccttattgtggccccaccctactcccggtggtggtgggggggggggggtcatgattatcacaactttgaatcaacaatacctgatgatgctcccacacaagttttatttttcctgACTGATTcgtttctgaaaagaaaatttttaaagattaaccctatattttcctatgtaaaactttgaccccccccccattgtggccccaccatactcCTGGgggtgtcattattttcacaactttggaactacacttcctgaggatgctcccactcaagtttcagctttcctggctgattagtttctgagaagaatattttttaaagatttactccatatattcctatgttaaactttgacccccccccccccgattgtGGCCCTAACCTACcccaaggggtcatgattttcacaactttgattctatactacctgagaatgcttccacacaagattcagctttcctggctcatGAGTTTAttagaagaacatttttaaagatttactctacatattcctatgtaaaaagtcgacccccccccccccattgtggccccaccctacccctggtggtcatgattttcacaattttgaatcaacactaccagagaatgcttccacacaaattccagctttcctggcctaatggttcttgagaaaatcatttttttttaatttctcaaaatttttcattaatttctaattgtcTCTTCTTAAAAGAGGACATGGCCCTTTGTTTTCACAAGTTTGAATCCTATTTGCCTAAGGATGACTTTTGGTTGAAATTTTCCCAGTAGGTCTTGAGATGATGTTGaatatgtgaaaagtttacagacagacagacggacagacaggcgacagacaaaatgtgatcagaaaagctcacttgagctttcagcttagTTGAActttttctgaaatttaatgttttcaaatatgcCGATTTTTTGTACTATTTTTGCCTAGTaacttttaagtttaatttttttttcggaaCACATACGGAATATAAGATGTGCAAGTATCAAGGGCTTTCACGTTacaccattgaaaaagggctATGTCCTTTAATTAGGAGCCTAGAGACCTTCGCTTTTTAACTTataaatgattaatattttaaaacagctgtcgctgtaaaaataattgtttattattatgtTATCAATGTCGTAATATTATTATTGTAAcggtattgcgtaatatgagtgttaAAAGCTTTCAGATGACCCTTTGTTATCTGTTTTAGTCCATCGTCGTACGTCGTTCgtaaacttttgaacattttgCAGCTCCTTTCTGGAACCACtgaatgaatttttatcaaattcgGCTTACAATATATATGGGTGAATGGgagtaaaaattgtgaaattcatggacCCTTTCCTCTTGGGGCATGAGAAGTTGGGCTAAAACCATCAAAATTAATGCAATCTTTAAAAACATTCCTCTTTACTCTTGAAAATCAAACAGAAACTGCTTGCATGATTGTTAAAAGCATTGAGCATTCTgccaaaattgtaaatttcatgacCCCGGGGTCAAGGGGCCTTGCACTAAAGTGGGGGCTCTAATGATTGcgaaaatgtgaaaatgtgaaaattgtgaaaatgaattgattcttaaaaaatattctgctCTGCTCTTGCgtataaagcaaaaaaataaGTAGATAATTAAGATGAGGAAGAATttttctaccaaaattgtgaaattcatggcccctgccCCACTGGGGCCTGAGGGATGGGTCTCAGACCATCAAAATAAAGGCAACCTTAAAAAACTCTTTTTCTATACTCCTGGACATCAAACAGTCGAACTGCTGGcatgattttaataaacatggaggtttctaccaaaattgtgaattttatggTTTTATATAGCCGCAAACACtaaaaaaatttttgaatgtagataacatataaaagtttaaataaacttaCTTAAACAATAAGTGTAATTaggatattaaaaaaacaatattaatattatttccaTCTGAAGCATCGTCAGACATAGATCAATGGTGAGTTTGTAAGtctaaaaaaagataaaatctgTTCTAGCTTCATATTTCAAAACTGATAGATATCTTGCAATTGGTATGCAGCACGATACCAAACTCTTTGGCATCTTCACATATGTTACGAAAGTTATATTGCAGCGTGTAACAAATCGATAGCGTGTGTAATCACTTTTACACTTGTTGCCTGTCAGGTGACACTCTTTGGAAATGTTGAAAGCGGTAAGATCTGCTTTTTTGGTCTTTATCTATTCTAATGGAGTCTAAAAAGCTACT encodes:
- the LOC128171636 gene encoding uncharacterized protein LOC128171636; the encoded protein is MHDAADMYRKAILPLDQSRCLETLGYFGKAISVLVDNARFDVARESLKKFTQHQKSEDKIPESLDSDSKICAKAADYFGKMQNNAQFLKFAKNIECRNERFVLYLKYNFFDEAFELNWPKGTEDKRVDFYMQCGAVQNALHILKDNTQRNKDKRFQCILIMSQIALHKKEKKNLDEIEEKLKQIIHNHSNSVTVAKAHLLIGQLMHLEQHIRNAFELLQNDRHRGMFVQIECIDWMITKCNLSKGDILEKITQYLEKFLPTAKASEIRLFLNPDSSFGQGRFDAMCAFFYFYYHKGNLFKLYPRQFPLGLKIIEEKQECQQFEICFDKPALEHYCKTYLKTKFQCWKNKLIAAFAEKRKHFEWLNNIEMMTHFNIISIKAAICLRKLLFCDVKKQCEIFLSDLYGAVFLSTSVSRRCENVSAFLQDRDYGFIRSRIKRNLKENLENINSWNERGIADFIRFLLMANLLDFKDILGEQLECHISHSNLSISFKHFFDSLVRIELKRAVCEFNHFCYLISKENSIPFPCDLFMLFCEMFLTTAFYIIARSHRRTCWFVVPQIYLDSLNHVENLFLKKISVLKKISHDSKSEPETAFFLKHLVHILCGFSCKLHLLKNKSKKQTEYRILALGFTVLCNLGDILTTPDCTEVESNLAREINKHLKRKGQEKILEAMSEAKFLIDFHKPLHELLNSGEHKLLWCSWDSENGLSHTTEKENHYFKDISIKPETRTAITKAEISTDSKKYEHYILGENPQLFHEEFPKPKIDGTNICSSIKSSKRKGRKKRNTIHDLEKSGDNASLEKDESTKQRTEDCINDSNEEISTEMSIEDTNSQLKTSNDNGAATHEDSDVKKVAFENGAEQNKLFKSGLLDEIKDRNQLGKEKSTDRNDNFHDAKRLTDSDEKVKAISTASCGGNAAVDTNLNQKKLDDGV